The Coregonus clupeaformis isolate EN_2021a chromosome 8, ASM2061545v1, whole genome shotgun sequence genome has a segment encoding these proteins:
- the LOC123491418 gene encoding protein TSSC4-like, with translation MCEQEDHGDGAPNKLSNSDAIKLTGDLSLSDSDPEERNESIDPEVEDLSSSDDEEHQNSGPGPKKPAFSLTGGSSSFSNRSRSIFDCLESAAKLTSSHLGQDNVIDGVFARPPPPPLLPSGKKYGEKVGELVSKPPQKRGVPDYLVNPERWTRYDLEDVPETSDSKNSMVAQQYIQSLQQQKKESTMVDDPEEPFIPTFNQGQSSSSEHKIVFSRPSRPQKVDAAEVNKPDRTKKMGMGLCHLDDDEEEEGIGLAIAPQRPKESERKRKWTPVGDEEGALNDRKDQPPIGFVINRNVNRKNFRKTSEKDED, from the coding sequence ATGTGTGAGCAAGAGGACCATGGAGACGGTGCCCCTAACAAGCTGTCCAACAGTGATGCCATCAAGCTGACAGGTGACCTCTCTCTGAGTGACTCCGACCCTGAAGAGCGTAATGAGTCCATAGACCCAGAGGTGGAAGACTTGTCCTCATCTGATGATGAAGAGCACCAGAACTCCGGTCCTGGTCCCAAGAAACCCGCATTCAGTCTGACAGGTGGCAGCTCAAGCTTCTCCAACCGCAGCCGAAGCATCTTTGATTGCCTGGAGAGTGCCGCTAAGCTGACCTCGTCCCATCTGGGCCAGGACAATGTGATTGACGGGGTTTTTGCAcgtccccctccacccccactgcTGCCAAGTGGAAAGAAGTATGGGGAGAAGGTGGGGGAATTGGTCAGCAAGCCTCCTCAGAAGAGAGGAGTGCCAGATTACCTGGTGAATCCTGAGCGCTGGACGCGCTACGACCTGGAGGACGTGCCAGAGACCAGTGACAGCAAGAATAGCATGGTGGCTCAGCAGTACATACAAAGCCTTCAGCAGCAGAAGAAGGAGAGCACGATGGTAGATGATCCTGAAGAGCCTTTTATACCTACTTTCAACCAGGGCCAGAGCAGTAGCTCAGAGCATAAGATCGTGTTCTCCAGGCCTAGCCGGCCACAGAAGGTTGACGCTGCAGAAGTTAACAAGCCTGATCGAACCAAGAAGATGGGGATGGGTCTCTGTCACTTAGACgatgatgaagaagaggagggtaTAGGCCTAGCAATCGCCCCCCAACGCCCAAAGGAGAGTGAGCGGAAGAGGAAGTGGACACCGGTGGGGGACGAAGAGGGCGCGCTGAATGATAGGAAGGATCAGCCGCCTATTGGCTTCGTCATTAATAGGAACGTCAACAGGAAGAACTTCCGCAAGACGTCAGAGAAAGATGAGGACTGA